The Pantoea vagans genome includes a window with the following:
- the rnc gene encoding ribonuclease III: MNPILINKLQRKLGYTFTHPELLQQALTHRSASSKHNERLEFLGDSILSYVIANALYHRFPRVDEGDMSRMRATLVRGNTLAEMAREFELGECLRLGPGELKSGGFRRESILADTVEALIGGIFLDSNIQTVEKLILDWYQNRLDQISPGDKQKDPKTRLQEYLQGRHLPLPSYLVVQVRGEAHDQEFTIHCQVSGMAEPVVGVGSSRRKAEQAAAEQALIKLGLE, from the coding sequence ATGAACCCCATCCTTATTAACAAGCTGCAGCGCAAACTGGGCTACACTTTTACTCATCCGGAACTACTGCAGCAAGCGCTGACTCACCGTAGTGCCAGCAGTAAACATAATGAACGTCTTGAGTTTCTTGGCGATTCCATTCTCAGCTATGTGATCGCCAATGCGCTGTATCACCGCTTCCCGCGCGTTGACGAAGGCGATATGAGCCGCATGCGCGCCACGCTGGTGCGCGGCAATACGCTGGCAGAAATGGCGCGTGAATTTGAGCTGGGAGAATGCTTACGTCTGGGACCGGGCGAACTGAAGAGCGGCGGTTTCCGTCGTGAATCCATTCTTGCCGATACGGTGGAAGCGCTGATTGGCGGGATCTTCCTCGACAGCAATATCCAGACCGTCGAGAAGCTGATTCTCGACTGGTATCAAAATCGCCTTGATCAAATCAGCCCAGGCGATAAGCAAAAAGATCCAAAAACGCGTTTGCAGGAGTATCTGCAAGGGCGCCATCTGCCACTGCCATCCTATTTGGTAGTGCAGGTGCGTGGCGAAGCCCACGATCAGGAATTCACCATTCACTGTCAGGTGAGTGGCATGGCAGAACCGGTGGTGGGCGTAGGGTCCAGCCGCCGTAAAGCAGAGCAGGCTGCCGCCGAACAGGCGTTGATTAAGCTTGGTCTCGAATAA
- the era gene encoding GTPase Era, which yields MSELETYSGFVAIVGRPNVGKSTLLNQLLGQKVSITSRKPQTTRHRIMGIHTEGAYQAIYVDTPGLHMEEKRAINRLMNRAASSSIGDVELVIFVVEGTRWTPDDEMVLNKLRDGKVPVVLAINKVDNIQDKSILLPHLQFLSQQMNFLEIVPISAESGKNVDAIAAIARKCLPKSEHHFPEDYVTDRSQRFMASEIIREKLMRFLGAELPYSVTVEIEQFVSNDRGGYDINGLILVEREGQKKMVIGNKGAKIKTIGIEARKDMEEMFEAKVHLELWVKVKSGWADDERALRSLGYSDEG from the coding sequence ATGAGCGAACTCGAAACATATAGCGGCTTTGTCGCGATTGTAGGCCGACCTAACGTCGGTAAATCCACTTTGCTGAACCAGTTGCTGGGGCAGAAAGTGTCGATTACGTCACGCAAGCCGCAAACCACGCGTCACCGCATCATGGGGATTCACACCGAAGGCGCTTATCAGGCGATTTACGTGGATACCCCAGGGCTGCACATGGAAGAAAAGCGGGCGATTAACCGTCTGATGAACCGTGCTGCCAGTAGTTCGATTGGTGATGTGGAGCTGGTGATTTTCGTCGTTGAAGGCACGCGCTGGACGCCAGACGATGAGATGGTGCTCAACAAGCTGCGCGACGGCAAAGTGCCCGTAGTGTTAGCCATCAATAAGGTCGATAACATTCAGGATAAAAGTATTCTGCTGCCGCATTTGCAGTTCCTCAGCCAGCAGATGAACTTCCTTGAAATCGTACCGATCTCGGCGGAAAGCGGGAAAAACGTTGATGCCATTGCCGCAATCGCGCGCAAATGCTTGCCAAAATCTGAGCATCACTTCCCAGAAGATTACGTCACCGACCGCTCTCAGCGCTTTATGGCCTCTGAGATCATCCGTGAAAAACTGATGCGCTTCCTGGGGGCTGAACTGCCTTATTCCGTCACCGTGGAGATCGAGCAGTTTGTCTCAAATGATCGCGGCGGCTACGACATCAATGGCCTGATCCTCGTTGAGCGTGAAGGGCAGAAGAAGATGGTGATCGGCAACAAAGGTGCCAAGATCAAAACCATCGGCATTGAAGCGCGTAAAGACATGGAAGAGATGTTTGAAGCGAAAGTGCATCTTGAATTGTGGGTCAAAGTGAAATCGGGCTGGGCAGACGACGAACGTGCGCTGCGCAGCTTGGGTTACTCCGACGAAGGTTAA
- the recO gene encoding DNA repair protein RecO produces MEGWQRAFVLHSRPYSETSLLLDLFSESEGRVRVLAKGARSRRSQLKGALQPFTPLLVRWGGRGEVKTLRSAEAVSLALPLSGITLYCGLYVNELLSRVLEQEIPFSDLFFDYLNCIQMLAVGNGTPEPALRRFELALLGHLGYGVDFLHCAGSGEEIDDGMTYSYREEKGFIASLVVNQRSFTGRQLRALWERDFPDADSLRAAKRFTRMALKPYLGGKPLKSQELFRQFVPKKKPDVSND; encoded by the coding sequence ATGGAAGGCTGGCAACGCGCCTTTGTGCTGCATAGTCGCCCTTACAGCGAAACCAGCCTACTCCTCGATCTGTTCAGCGAAAGCGAAGGGCGCGTTCGCGTCCTGGCCAAAGGCGCCCGCTCGCGCCGCTCTCAACTCAAAGGTGCTTTACAGCCTTTCACACCGTTGCTGGTGCGTTGGGGCGGTCGTGGTGAAGTGAAAACACTGCGCAGCGCCGAAGCGGTATCGCTGGCATTACCGCTCAGTGGCATCACACTCTACTGCGGACTGTACGTCAATGAACTGCTGTCCCGCGTGCTTGAGCAAGAAATTCCCTTCTCCGATCTCTTCTTCGATTACCTCAATTGCATCCAGATGCTGGCAGTTGGCAATGGCACGCCGGAACCTGCGCTGCGTCGCTTTGAGCTGGCGCTGCTGGGTCACCTGGGTTATGGCGTCGATTTCTTGCATTGCGCGGGCAGTGGCGAAGAGATCGATGACGGCATGACGTACAGCTACCGGGAAGAGAAAGGATTTATTGCCAGTCTGGTGGTGAATCAGCGCAGTTTTACCGGCCGCCAGCTGCGCGCCTTGTGGGAACGTGATTTCCCCGATGCCGACAGCCTGCGTGCGGCAAAACGCTTTACGCGAATGGCGTTGAAGCCCTACCTCGGCGGTAAACCCCTGAAGAGCCAGGAACTGTTTCGTCAGTTTGTCCCAAAAAAGAAACCCGATGTGTCAAACGACTAG
- the pdxJ gene encoding pyridoxine 5'-phosphate synthase codes for MAELLLGVNIDHIATVRNARGTNYPDPVQAAFVSEQAGADGITVHLREDRRHITDRDVRILRDTIQTRMNLEMAVTDEMIDIACEIKPHFVCLVPEKRQEVTTEGGLDVAGQQDKINAAVRLLSEAGILVSLFIDADHRQIEAAVASGAPYIEIHTGAYAEAPEGLERDAELSRIRKAATFAASLGLKVNAGHGLTYHNVQPIAELPEMHELNIGHAIIGRALFSGLADAVAEMKQLMREARR; via the coding sequence ATGGCTGAGTTGCTGTTAGGGGTCAACATTGACCATATCGCCACCGTACGTAACGCACGTGGCACGAATTATCCCGATCCCGTTCAAGCGGCGTTTGTTTCAGAGCAAGCGGGTGCAGATGGCATTACTGTTCACCTGCGCGAAGATCGTCGCCATATTACCGATCGTGATGTGCGGATCCTGCGTGACACCATCCAGACACGCATGAATCTGGAGATGGCGGTCACCGATGAGATGATCGATATCGCCTGTGAGATCAAACCGCATTTCGTCTGCCTGGTGCCTGAAAAGCGTCAGGAAGTGACCACGGAAGGCGGTCTGGATGTGGCGGGCCAGCAGGACAAAATCAACGCTGCGGTGCGCTTGTTAAGCGAGGCAGGCATTCTGGTCTCTCTGTTTATCGATGCCGATCACCGTCAAATAGAGGCGGCAGTGGCCAGCGGTGCGCCTTATATCGAAATTCATACTGGCGCTTATGCGGAAGCCCCGGAAGGCTTGGAGCGTGATGCTGAGTTGTCGCGCATTCGTAAAGCCGCGACCTTTGCCGCCAGTTTAGGTCTGAAGGTCAATGCCGGTCATGGCCTGACGTATCACAACGTGCAACCTATCGCGGAATTGCCAGAAATGCATGAGCTGAATATTGGTCACGCGATTATTGGTCGCGCACTGTTTAGCGGACTGGCTGATGCAGTAGCTGAAATGAAACAGCTGATGCGGGAAGCGCGTCGCTAA